Proteins encoded in a region of the Mucilaginibacter sabulilitoris genome:
- a CDS encoding RagB/SusD family nutrient uptake outer membrane protein encodes MNQINNIYKKLSIVALLAGAVYLPSCTKLDVTAKSALTPNNFPTTAAQFVAATGPIYTSFRGAVGREYWLLQNLSTDENVLVARGGNWLDGGTYSTVNLHTVTPDNGMTEACWTWGYTTISNCNKVLSVFATAPESTAKQQTIAEIKTMRAMSYFYMMDLFGNVPISKTFGDTTNLGTQPRAQVFAFIESELLAQIPNLSSTTGVSTYGRPTKYLAYAVLAKMYLNAQYYIGTPRYQDAVTMCDNIIQGGQYGLDTDYLGMFKASNGPAIKDFIFAVPFDALLAQNMYYARWTINPNLAKKYKMPYTPDGPVYTFKEYYALFNDVNDIRRKQYLTGKQYNNDGTPINITTTNIGLDASYSGPNPNATVVHQLEFTPDIVWKNVATFDIGNDELANESGYRNNKFYPDSLSTTRNQSNDVPMFRYADVLLEKAEAILRGATATNGDSPLSLVNQVRTRAKAASLSAVTLSDVLDERARELAMEGWRRNDLIRYGQFEKSWGIKTDANPSKRIFPIPRPEMQLNPKLVQNPGY; translated from the coding sequence ATGAACCAAATCAATAATATATATAAGAAACTCAGCATTGTAGCTTTGCTTGCAGGAGCAGTTTACCTGCCAAGCTGTACAAAATTGGATGTCACTGCAAAGTCTGCACTTACTCCAAACAATTTTCCTACAACAGCTGCACAATTTGTGGCAGCAACCGGACCTATTTATACTTCATTTCGTGGAGCAGTTGGTCGCGAGTACTGGCTGCTACAAAACCTGAGCACAGATGAGAACGTACTGGTAGCCCGGGGCGGCAACTGGCTTGATGGCGGTACATACTCCACCGTAAACCTGCACACGGTTACTCCTGATAACGGCATGACTGAAGCTTGCTGGACATGGGGTTATACTACCATCAGTAACTGCAATAAGGTATTGTCGGTATTTGCTACAGCACCTGAAAGTACAGCCAAACAACAAACTATTGCCGAAATAAAAACAATGCGCGCAATGTCATACTTCTATATGATGGATTTGTTTGGTAATGTACCTATCTCTAAAACTTTTGGCGATACCACCAATTTAGGCACGCAGCCAAGGGCACAGGTATTTGCTTTTATTGAAAGCGAATTATTAGCACAGATCCCTAATCTGAGCTCTACAACCGGTGTTTCAACCTACGGTAGGCCTACAAAGTATCTGGCTTACGCGGTTTTAGCTAAAATGTATTTAAATGCGCAGTACTATATCGGTACACCAAGGTATCAGGATGCGGTTACCATGTGCGATAATATTATACAAGGCGGCCAGTACGGTTTGGATACCGACTATTTGGGTATGTTTAAAGCCAGTAACGGACCTGCCATAAAGGATTTTATTTTTGCTGTTCCTTTTGATGCTTTACTGGCCCAGAATATGTATTACGCACGCTGGACAATAAACCCGAATTTGGCAAAAAAATACAAAATGCCGTACACACCTGATGGCCCCGTGTACACCTTTAAAGAGTATTATGCTTTGTTTAATGATGTTAATGACATCCGCAGAAAGCAATATCTTACCGGGAAACAGTACAATAATGATGGCACACCAATTAACATTACTACAACCAACATAGGTCTTGATGCCAGTTATAGCGGTCCGAATCCTAATGCTACTGTTGTTCATCAGCTGGAGTTCACCCCAGATATTGTATGGAAAAACGTTGCCACCTTTGATATCGGCAATGATGAATTGGCTAACGAGTCGGGCTACAGGAACAATAAATTTTATCCTGATAGCTTGAGTACCACCCGTAACCAGAGTAATGACGTACCGATGTTCAGGTATGCCGATGTTTTATTAGAAAAAGCAGAAGCAATATTAAGAGGGGCAACCGCTACCAATGGCGATTCGCCTTTATCATTGGTTAACCAGGTTCGCACCCGTGCTAAAGCGGCATCACTAAGTGCAGTAACCCTTTCTGATGTATTGGACGAGCGTGCCCGTGAATTGGCTATGGAAGGCTGGAGAAGGAATGACCTTATCCGTTACGGCCAGTTTGAAAAGTCATGGGGTATAAAAACTGATGCCAATCCCAGTAAACGTATTTTCCCAATTCCAAGACCCGAAATGCAATTAAACCCTAAATTGGTGCAAAACCCGGGTTACTGA